The Stieleria maiorica genome includes the window ATCGGTACGGCCTGATAGGCAAACCAGCCACCGACACTCATCCCGACTGCAAGCAGCAGGACAAGCCAAGGCTCTTTAACACAAAATCGAATGATAATGTTTAGCATCGTGCTTCTCCTAATTCGGCATTCGTGCGATGGAGGGAGCCGAATCAGGCTCAGCGACCGCCATGTCTCTCACCACTTCGCCGCAGCGAAGCATTTCATCTCCCCAATACGGATTGGCAAGTTCGCCACCGGGTTGCATCCAGTCGCCGCCACCGCCCGGAACCATGGGGCAGTAGTAGTGGGTGAGTGCCTTGGCGGTTTTGGGTCCGCGAGCGATGATTGCGGCCCGCAGCATGCCATGACTGACAGCCCGATAAGCCTCGCGAGCCGTCTCCAGCGAGCCATCCATTCGCAACGCGGCTCTGCGAGACTTGGCTAGTTGCATCTGCGCGTCGTCGGGCACCTCGGCAGACATTTCCAGACGTGACAGCGAATCCAACATTGTGTTGAGCGCAACCGGTGGCGGAGTCATGTCCGCAGCCATTGCACATTGGATTTCGAAGTAAGCATCGTAGGCTTTGTCGAAGTCGCTGGCCGCATTGTCAGCCAGCATGATCGGTTGGCTGTTGGGAAGTTCGAGTGGCCCCGGTGAATGACTTGGCGCTTTACTCGGGTCCATCAGCGAGGGGTTCCCCGCAAGCTGCATCTGTGAGTCGATCAGGAAGTTGCCACCGGTAGCAACTGTTTCACCTGCGGCCAGCCCTTCGATAATCACCGCTTCGTCGTCGTTCATCGAGCCTACCGAAACACGGCGAATCTCAAATCGTCCCGGTTCGGTTTCCACATAGATCACTCCATTGTCACCGGTCAGCAGGACTGAATCACGCGGCACAGTGACAACTCGTTGCTCTGGCTGCGGCTCGGTCGCGTAACCAAGCTGGCTTGTCGGCACAAGGTCTCTTGCGCACAGGGGGCACTTGCCGGGTTGTTCGCGAATGACTTGCGGATGCATGGGGCTGATGTACTTACCAGCCAATGCCGGATCGTAGATCGCGTCCATCGGCACGGCGGGAACAGTAACGCGGGCGGTCGCATAGTCGCCCGGTCGCAGCTTGCCATCGAAATTCATCACTTCAACTCGCACGCGAACGGTGCGGGTACGCTTGTTGACCGTGGGATCGATGAACGCGACGCGTCCCGTAAACACTTCTCCCGGTATCGACTGAATTTCCGCTTCGACTTGCTGGCCGAACCGCACGTTGGCGGCATCGTCGGGAAACAGATCAAGCATCATCCACACGCTCGTCAGGTCAGCAATGCGAAACAGCTTTTGGCCTGTCTTCAGGTAGTCACCTTCAACCGCCGTCTTCTCAATGACAGTTCCGCTTTGTGGTGACTTGATACGAATTCGAGATTGCGGATTGCGACTCGATTTGAGTGAAGCGATTTGCGCTTGGGTCATACCTAGCTCGCTAAGGTTTTCGCGAGCCATGTCCTGTAAGTTGCTGTCTCCAATCTGGAATCGCTTGGACGAACTGCCTTCAAGGCTGGTGACGAACTCGGTTTGTGCAGAATAAAGTTGGGGACTGTAAATCAACGCGAGGTCTTCACCTTCTACGACTTCCACGCCAACGTAGTCCGCGTACATATTTTCCAGCCGTCCGTCGATGTAGGCTGAAATTGTCGAAAGCCGACTTTCATCAAAATCAATTGAGCCGATCGTACGAATCGTTCGCGTCATTTCGCCCATCTTGGACATGGCCGTCTGAATCCCGACCAGCCTGCGAGCCGATGCTTCGATGGTGACAGAGATTCCGTCGCCTCCACCACTGCTGGTTGCTTCGACAAGTTCCATCGCACACACTGGACAACGACCCGGCTCGGTCGATGGAGGCGTACACATCATGGGACAGATGTAGCGTTTGTCTTGGCCACCACCACCTGATTCAGCGGCGGTTTCACCTGATGAACCGGAGAAGCCGTAAGCCGTCACCCACTCAGTTCGCTGAGCGACACCGATCAGAAACAACAGCAACGCTCCGACGGCAACAACTCCCGCCGATTTCACGCCGAAGCGAGTCAGCCATGACCAACCGCCAAGCTGGGTTTTGACTTTTGCGGGCGAGCGTTGTACCGCTGAAGCGTTGGTTCGGGCGGCTGCGTCGTCAGCGTTGCTTTCCTGACTGCTTTCACCGAGCGGTTCTTGAACGTCTTTTGGTTCTGAGCTTTCTGCCTCTGTCGTCGCATCAGAAACTGCTTCGGTGTGTTGGTCTTCTGATGGATTGACGGCGTCCTGCTCATCATCCAGAGCTGGTTTTTTGTCGTGTTTCATGGCAATTCTCGTGACGTACGTGTCCGTTACACGAAGTGATCGTGCGGATGACCCGGTGTTACGCGATTGG containing:
- a CDS encoding efflux RND transporter periplasmic adaptor subunit; the encoded protein is MKHDKKPALDDEQDAVNPSEDQHTEAVSDATTEAESSEPKDVQEPLGESSQESNADDAAARTNASAVQRSPAKVKTQLGGWSWLTRFGVKSAGVVAVGALLLFLIGVAQRTEWVTAYGFSGSSGETAAESGGGGQDKRYICPMMCTPPSTEPGRCPVCAMELVEATSSGGGDGISVTIEASARRLVGIQTAMSKMGEMTRTIRTIGSIDFDESRLSTISAYIDGRLENMYADYVGVEVVEGEDLALIYSPQLYSAQTEFVTSLEGSSSKRFQIGDSNLQDMARENLSELGMTQAQIASLKSSRNPQSRIRIKSPQSGTVIEKTAVEGDYLKTGQKLFRIADLTSVWMMLDLFPDDAANVRFGQQVEAEIQSIPGEVFTGRVAFIDPTVNKRTRTVRVRVEVMNFDGKLRPGDYATARVTVPAVPMDAIYDPALAGKYISPMHPQVIREQPGKCPLCARDLVPTSQLGYATEPQPEQRVVTVPRDSVLLTGDNGVIYVETEPGRFEIRRVSVGSMNDDEAVIIEGLAAGETVATGGNFLIDSQMQLAGNPSLMDPSKAPSHSPGPLELPNSQPIMLADNAASDFDKAYDAYFEIQCAMAADMTPPPVALNTMLDSLSRLEMSAEVPDDAQMQLAKSRRAALRMDGSLETAREAYRAVSHGMLRAAIIARGPKTAKALTHYYCPMVPGGGGDWMQPGGELANPYWGDEMLRCGEVVRDMAVAEPDSAPSIARMPN